Part of the Anopheles coluzzii chromosome 3, AcolN3, whole genome shotgun sequence genome is shown below.
ATACGACGGTGACTGTTCCCCAAATGGACGGGGTCAACACAGCTAGAGAGGGATTGGAGTCTCTACAGAAGACgacaaaaaataatgtttagagttttctttttttctgcatcTTTGTTCTGATGACTTTTGGTCCTCCTCCTGTGGGCATACCTACAGACAGTGcagcaaaatgtcatgagtatcacgagatattcaccaacgaaaacaatgaacatatccgtggtagcttgattcTCATTGCTGATACGCAATGAAAGTACGTCATGACATTCCGAACGCGATTCTGGCTGTGAATAGTGCTGCCTAAtcccactgtttcagtcaccaacactcatgactgaaacgaagctcaaatcagctcacgtacacaactgagatgatcagtgatgagactcaaacagttggagtATCAATCACGtgcttgatgacattttgtttagcacccaactcttgaacactcacttggtcacgacattttttCCCAaagataatcacgacattcttggaatatacttggtgTTTGGTCCCAAGCACAAAATGAgcattctttctcgctctgtctcctttgattatctgtcgggtcaaacagagtgGGAAACCATGCtagttttgtttcttggaaccactcgcacgcataTCTCCCATAACTCGTGAcgatcaccgactgaaaacacatgtcgcgaccaagtgattgACCAAGattcaccaagcatgtgatggtcgcaaacaACTgattgagtctcacctcttcTTCTTGCGAGAGGGAATGTATCCTCCTATGTTGTTCAAACTCTTGTTTGAAACAGCATATTCAGAGGCTTACTCTCTCTTTTAGACTTCGACTGTCTAGAGTCATATGTCTTTTGGTTCGGGAgcgtattttctttttcctattttttttttgtgttgtgttgtttgttctttCCTTCTGTCTGTTTTCTAAATGTATCTGATTATAAGTTGGTGTGTACTTCTTGTATTGGGATTTATTGGGGTCTGTTGGTACGAAAGTTATTTCGTTTTCGTGTAGTAGAACGAATTTGGATTCTTCGATTTCATCGATCAACATTTTACCTTTTCGGTCGTTGTATGGGTTTCCCCATGCCGAATGGTGGGCATTAAGGTCGGCTGCTatcactgtttttgttgttgtatgtggATCATTTAGTATGTTTTCAATAATTGATTTCAGTTTGTTGCAGTGTGTGGTAGGGGATGCGTAAATTGATATAATGTTTATTTCGTTTTGGATTATTGTTAGTTGTGTGATTTGTATTTCATTGACGTATTGtctttgtttagttttgtatTTGATGTCATTTCTAAGATAGATCGCAGTTCCACCGTATCCATCTTCTCTATGGTTTGTAATAAGAttgtaatttgaaatttgtgccttttttttctgtatcttTGTTCAACCATGTTTCCATTATGCATGCTGCCGTTATGTTTTGAGCGTTCATTATTCTTTCAagttcttctttgtttttgggtaagctatttatgtttgtttgaagtATGGAaaaatttttggccattttattttaatttgtatttgATTATATTTGTATTTATCTAGTTTGACGATTTACGGGCTTTCCTTGTTCGGTTAATTTGTCTTTCGTGATCAGTTGTGTCGGTGTCGGAGGAAATTATATCATCCATAACCAGTCGTTTTCCGGTAACAGTTTTGTCTAAAACGTCAATTTTGATATAGTCCACTCTTGTCATGGATAAAGTTTCTGTACTATTGTTTCTGCTGGTTGATGGATTTTGGTTGTTATTACTGACGCTACTCTTTTCTGGTACATAACTAGTATGGGGCTTGTATGTAGTCGGTActaattttgtgttttggtttttggtccCCTGTTGTGCGACCTCTGCGAAAAGTCGGTTATTGACACTTGTTTTGTTATATGTGTtgtaagtgtttttttctgttttgggTGCATGTGACACCGTAGTGTACTGGTTGGTCACAGTATTGACATGTAGCTTTCTGTCCTCTACAGaggattttaattatttcccCCTTTATTGACAGGTATGACGGGattggtttttcgattttcataTTTGTTGAACGGTTGCCGTCTTTTATTCCGGCGAATGGGGACGGGGCTTCCCAATACGTATTAAATACTTCCTCGGGTTTTCCATAAGCCGCGAggatttcttttatttctgcGTTAGAAATGTTAGCCGACACATCGAGGATTTTCACCACTTGCGTGTTGTCCTCCATTTTGATGGGGACGTTGAACTCGGTGCCATCGCACAAAATGCCATGTTTCCCATCATGGGCTTCCACAAATTGCCTAGCATGGATTGGATCTTTCATTTCCACGCTAATAATAGGTGCCATATTTAAAACCTGCACCTTCTCTAGTTTATCTGTTTCCACCTTTAATACATTAGTTAGAAATTTAATCGCTTCAGCCCTGGATGGCTTTTTCGGTATCTGCGAAAAATCTACCCGAAAAGTAGCGTTTTGTTTCGCGGCCATTCTGTTTCGCCTTCTGCTTGGAGCTATTCACTgggttgtttgtgtttaacGTGCTATCACTTTGACTTGTAATCACGAACTGTGGAGTCTCACCTCGGATCATCACAGTAGCGCTCGTGACACTGACATTATTTcgtttcagccggaatttgtcatgactatgttaGTGACATTTGCAGAtttgatcacagtaaaaaagtcgttttgagtatcatcTCTGATTAtaacaattgagtacgtgacgctgacattggattttgtttcagtcagatttttttatgacattgacagtgacattttgcagcactgcctATAGGACGATGTTCCGTTAGAGCCAATCCACTGGGAGTTAATACCAACTCACCATAAAAAATGATACGAAGATGTTTAGTAAGAGATATTCTTATACTATTTTATGCTAAATACTCTGCGCATGATGACAGATAGTGTCCTCAACGCCGCACAGAATGTTCCTCCTCCACATTTTGCCTCAAACTAATGAATTCCTTCAGCTTACCCTTCAGATAGACGGTGGTAATGAAATCAGACGCAATGTTGTACAGACTCTCAATCTCCACCTTGGTCGCGAGCTGacggagcaacagcagctccCGCTGTATGTGTCCCTCGGTGTACGGGCGCTTGGTCATCTGCTCGATGCGCTTCAGCTCACCTTCCCGCAGCGGAACACCCTGCAGCCCGAGCAGCTCAATGTCGGACGGGAACAGTCCTATCCAGCGCATGGTCGGCACGGCCAACGATCGTTGCTGGTGCACCATTGCCTGTGTGGGGAGGGATGGCGGATGAGTGAGAGGTGGTGAATTGAGAACAAAAAGGATTCAGAAAAAATATACCAGTGAGCCAAATTTGTAGACGCAAAAGATTTCAATTCCATGCGGATCGGCATCCATCAGTCCGTAGATGGGCACGTGCGTCCAGTCGGAAATCTTTTTCAGCAGCAGTCGCGTTGAAACATCCGGATATCCTTTGGCCTGCAATAGCGCATGTATAATCATACCATAACCctcttttaaaacaaactttcCCCTCTACCGTTATTAGCACGAGTGTGTCGGGAAATGTGCTCAAAATGCCATCCTCCAGCAGTCGCTTGAAGACGGTGTCCTTCTCAACGACCAGCACCAGCTTGGCCGCTATTCGGATCTCCGTCACGCTCCCGACATCCAGCGGCACTGCCGTGCCCCATCGACCATTGCAATCGATCCGCTGTCCATCGCTCAGCGTGAGTACTATCGGGCCCGCGATCAACCCTTTCGAGGTGTTGTACACGTGCAGCTCCCACGGGTCGGCATCGAGCAGCGCACAGACGTCCTCGAGCGTAGCGTACGTATAGGCCGGTGTTTGCGCTAGCTCCAGGTGCAGATAGTAAAGCTCCCGCTTCGTGCAGCTCGAGCCGGTAGTAAGCAGCTGGTAGATGGTGGCCAACAGCTGCACCATCAGCTGTAGGCGCCGTGTGTTCCACGGCCGGATCGTTCGTCCGTCCTGCGAGGGTTCGATCGTTTGGagactaaaaaaaaaagaaagcacgaGAATGTAGTTCAGGGAAAAAGAGACCCGTGTCCTTGCGATGCACTTTACATTCCGTTCTCGATCTTGCACGTTTCCCAGCGTGCCTTACTACGCCGGATTGGCAGCGGGATGCCTTCGGTAACGCAGCGTTCGATTTGCTGCAGCAGGTCGACTATTTTCGTCTGTATCTCGCGATGCCGTTCGGACAGTTGGCttccctcctcttcctccgGTAGTAGCGGCGCTGACAGCGGTCCCTCTGCCTGCGCTGATTTCGTGCTTTCGTCAAACCCGGAATCTTCCCAACCGTCCACCAACCGGTCCGCACTgtactgtgtgtgcgtgttccaGTCGTTATCGAGTGCGCGCTGCTCGGTATGCGTGTGGTGGCCCGTTGCTATGCCGTGTGGGCTGTGCtgtgaagcagcagcaggctgtGATGGACTGTGTTTGATATTTTCCGTACTTGAAGGCACAAAACAATGAGTTTCGTACGGCGCGTGTTCATTTTTCTGCTTTTGTGTGGCTGTTTCAAGTAAATCGTCCTCAAATAGGAATGCGTTTGCTGGTTTTAGTGATCTTTCCTGTGAACAATCGTTGTGAACGGTAGTGGAAGTGGCGTTTACTGCAACAGTTTGCTGGTTGTTTTGGTGCTCCTCTTTTGTGTCGTTATTGTCGGCAAATTCGTTAAACAGCTCGACAATATTCTCATCCCAGGCGAGTGATTCTAACTGCAGCTGGTCGGAGGAGCTTTCATCCAGGTTTGAGGCCAAATCGGAGGGCAGCAGGATACTGCTCGGAGTGCTGGAGAAGGATTGGTTGCTTTCCTAGGGgacggaaaagaaaacagtaaCACTCCGATGACGGTACAAGTGTGTGTCTCATCTCCGTTACCTCAACATCCTTGAAGAAATCCTCAATGCTAGACGACATCATGCTTTAAGCTGTTTTTACTAGGTAAGGATGGATGTATTATAAATTTACTGATTAAGAATTTGCAAATAAGCTTAAACTGTGGTTCCTTCCCGATGGAGCGACTAGGTTGAACTAACCGATAGGTGAATTCAAATCCAAGCATCCTTTGAACAGCAGCAGGCTGCGGAGGAGCTACGGTTACGCTAGCGCGCCatattgcattttttaacAAAGAAACCGTTACGATAAGAGCGTGCAGGATGTTCGGTTTGCAATTGTTTAGCAAATTTTGATCCCAATTGTTATCTACATTGTGCATCTCTTATCAATCAAAATTCGTATTTTTGGCGATGAAAATCGTTGTTGGGGGTATACCTGAACTTTAGATTTAAAggcatttttaaataatagaacTCCCATGTGCTACTGCAATATTAGAATAATGAAGTCGTTTCTAAGAAAAACTGTTTCCTAGATCGTGGcatttaaatattctttttttatacagTTGTACAAGCAGCGGTAGAAAGTGTATAATTTGCCAACAGGTTTATAGGATTACCATAGGTTAACTGTCGTCAGCGGGCAACTTGTATGTCCTTGGCCTtgcctttaaaaaaatattcacccaatcTTCTAAATCTAAAAGTATGCTGAAATACTAGCCATAGCAAAAATGGGAATAACTGTCCAAAGAAGTGGCGAGAGCTCGGAACAGGatctacccgattccgattcggTGTTGGCaatcaattctggagccgattccgattctgaaatcgattccgaatgCCGAACCTGTTATGGAGATGACTCCGTAGTCGGAATTGACCCGGGAATTGCAATCTGCTTcgataaaataaatagaattgattccggaattcAAATTGACTCACTTTAGGAATTGAAATCAGAAGTTTTCGAGGCGAAATCAATCAGTCCCGGAAAGTACATGAGAAtgaatcgtttacaagtaattTTAGATTACTTGAGGCTATCAATAAAATCGTTGTAGCCTAGAACCCAAACACCTATTCTCATTGAGATGCTAAAACTAAGCCCACTGTGATTGCAAAGCCCATTCCGATTCCGTAGCCAATtgtgattccggagccgattccagagtcgaTTTCGGAAACTGATTCTGAACCTAATatacggaatcgattccaaaaaAACTGCGAAGCTAgccggagtcgattccaactaaaatttaaatcatatattattattagtcCAAAAGTAAAGTATCGAATGGTAAGGGTAAATCATCCGTTTCGTTGATTGCGCAGTTCGAAGCGCGTAGTGGTAAAAGGTCTTTTGTTGAAATTGCTTTGGCATTATTTGGTTCCAACAGAGTAGTGCCTTAGTGCGCGAATCATAATGCTAACACCTGAGCAAATGTCCTTAAATAAGAACAGGTTCAGAAACATCTGTAGCTGGTTATTGATCTTTCTCTTaaggcgtcatccatcaattataTAACGCCAAAACTTTCGACTTCCTCTCTCACTTTTCCCACAAACCTTAACATTGAAAGAACCTTCTGCTAAAAAATTACGTAACGGAATGTGACCCCATCTCCCAATATtttggatttaaaaaaaaatgggagtcatttaaaactattttgcgattgtcacacaAAAATCTGCATTTGTCgcaaaaatattttctgatTTCCGCtaaaaaaaatctgtgattGACGCGAACTTCGATTGTCGATAAATAATgttgaaatgtttaaaaattatcgcaaaataaaatgttataaaaataGTTTGTTATGTATAAATGTATAAATGTTATGTAACAAAAGTAACAAAACTGGCCCCCCACCCTCCCTTCCTCCATGCAACAAATCGTAACGTTTGAGAACACTCCCTCTCCCCCCTATCCACGTTtcgtaattgatggatgacgcctaATCGTACTTTGTTTGTATAAATTCTCTTATACTAGGAGTGGGATTTGAAAAGCATGATCGCAACTGATTCGTGCTTGATGGCAGCAGGAATGCGGCAGGCTGCATCTGTGTGACTGCTACCACACGGTTTACACGGGCAGTATCACACAGAATGCGTGCCATGTTTGCTTTGCGAATTTCTGTCACTTGCGTACTAGTGAAATAGTTTCCATTTTCGTAAAAAAATCGGTCGCCCTTTCTGGTGCGTCGGAACTGCTCGCCCATAATACACTGCATTACTTGGCCAGTCTGCGTACCGTCGATCTTCTTCTCGAACGCCAACCCGACGGACAGATCGAGATCGTCAACCGATTTGTAGTACGTGCTCAGTAGCTCAATTGCCTGAAGAGTAAGACAAACATATGTTAAATAGATCAGGAAAGATATTTAGACAACAGTTGCTTACCTCAGGTAGTAGAAGTTTGTTGTAATCATTCCAAGTTGCAACACGCTCTTGGAAgcagtaaaaaacaaaatcattgtATCCGGGTAGGCCATGATCGCGAGCACGCTGGATGTCGAGCGATTTAAGGTCCGTTCCGAACATGTTGTTGAAGCGGAAGAggaaatgcttggtggcaggATCGAGACTGGTATCATGAAGTCCCATCGGCTGAGTAGTCAAACCACGAAGTAGATCAGCATATCGATCGGAAGCTTCCTCCAAAATCGTAGGATTGTTGGTGTGATCGTTGATATCGATCTTGCCCATGGATATGCGACTTTCCTCGTAAAGTCTATAGAAAATAGAACAGTTCGTAtaaaaaattcatttaaaatagTACCTGAAAGTACTTACTTCAGCGTACCCTGTATCGAGGAGTGAAAAAATCGGAAGGCAGCGGTCGTATGGGAGTTGATAACCGAAGGATTCATAAAGGCATTGTAATCGTTCGTTAGAGATCTTGGTTGATATATCAATTGATTTTCCAACATGTAGCTTCGACCCAAGAAGTTTGGCAACCACTCATAGTACACGATGTGCTGGTACTGAGCGATATTGAGATGACGAGCCCGTTGAAACACTTCTTCGTTGTTCAAATTACCGTTAAGACGTTGCATTTCCCTGGCAATACGATTGTGTTCCCGTACAAAGACGGTTTGAAGTATTGCGAGATGAGGACTCTGATTTGCTCGTCCATCGCCAGTGAGATAACAAGCATCATTGGGAGTTTTCAAGGTACAGGTGGCACCTGCGCTCGGATGTCTCGGTGGCCAATCTTGACCATCGCGTATTTCAACTTTCAAGAAACCGGTGTTAGGCTCCCGGAGTGCTTGAGCTTCTTCAACGGAGTTCCCATATACGATGGATAGGTCCAAGTACGACGTTACGGCGTTGATCTGCTCTGCCCTTGTGCAGTTAGAGGGATTCTCATCGCAGTTGGTGAGGGTACGGATCATACTCAAGCACTCTATTCCTCGGGCAGAAAACACGGGATCATCGGGAGATACGGGAATGACAAAGCATCTCGGGTCGCGATTAGGCTGTAAGCGACCATTGGCACAGCACGGTAACTGATCACGAACTATGAAGGATGAGTAGGAAAGAAGCTTTGACTTATGTCTGTTTAtcaactttcgttcttgacaTTACCTCCACGCGTTAGGGCCATATCGTGAGCCACGATCTGGCCAAACTGCATGTTAAGCAGCGAGAACTCCGGACTGTTCTGTTCACCCTCATCGAAAACTTTAACCGAAAGCAGTCGGGCATTAGGCAACTCACTACCATCCTTGGCTAATGCTGGCCGAGATCTTCTATCACTGTATTTAGGAGGAAGCAACCGTGTAAACAGTGTATTAGCGGCACCCCAGGACGGGACTTGAATATTATTGCAGGTTCCATCGAATGTTCGGTACGGGTTGCTAGGACACTGTGCGGCAACTTGTTGAAGACTTCCTGTCACTactagaagaaaaaacccgAAAGATTTCACACGAAGCTCCATCGCTGTCACAATTCAACTGATCTACTTTACAtctgttgtttcattttatataCCTTCGGAAAAAACGCCTTTTCTGTTCAAGGTCATTTCTTCCAACCAGCCATAACACTGTACAGAAAGCTTGAGAAAAACAGTCGAACGTCTACAGAAACGGATTTTGGCACATTTGAAAACAACATCAGTATCAAATATTGGTATTGCATATGACGTCTTCCACTTATCGACAGTCACCGTCGACAGTTACTTGAGACTGCAATTTTTCTCAACCAAAACAGACCTTGTTTTTTTACACCCATGATATTTGTTTTAGTACCATGTGCCGTCTAGTGAAGTGTTGATAAATCATGTACCTTGTATTTcttgaaaaatggaaaacatctGCCAATCTTAAATCCAACAATTTAAGATCGTGCAGTTTTCAATTTTGTATCCAACTGATGATCGgatattttaatgttaaacTTTACTTAATTGATAACACACAAACTGCAAGTAGAATTTGCAAGGATGTGGTTTGAAAATTGTTTATTCCATTGTCTGTGAAGCACTGAGACCAGTCCACAGCATCGACACCAGCCTCTCACCAAACAGCGATTGCCAGTgtaaacttttaaaatttctTAGTAATATTAACCTTTATAAAGAGCTCTAACCAAAACCACAATTGTAACAGGCAATAAAATTAACGGATAGCTTTAAGTAAAccgacgactgtaccaccagaccggccaaccggtgatgatcaccgactgagaATGTCGTGACCGAGCGAGTgatcaagagttgggtgcttaacaaaatgtcaccaagcatgtgattggtccaccaactgtttgagtctcacctctgatcatctcagttgtgtacgtgagctaatttgagcttcgtttcagtcatgagagTTGGTGGCAAAGACACACCTAAGTTGTTTGACGAGCTCCTTTTTCCACTCACTAGGCTCACTAGGTTTGAAGCTACTGGGCTTCAGTAGTCCGATTATGATCATAATTTCATTGCTGGTCGACCAAACCTGTAAATATGTTATGAATTAATTTGGATTTATGTGGAATAATTTTGGTTTATTGACAACTATCATAGGCTCTTTCTTAACCATTGCCGAACTTGACTATCACTCTTTTTCTAGGTTATGTAATAAGTACATTACTATTCCAGGATCGTACATCGTCTATATAAATTGACTTGTACTAGGAGTAGGATGTGTCAAGCAGGATCGCAATGGATTCTTGCTAGAAGGCAACTGGAAGGCGAGAGGCTGTATCTGTACGACCGCTGGGAAACCGTTATAGCGGGAACTGTCGCACAGAATGCGTGCCATATTTGCCCTCCGAATTTCTGTCAGCTGCCTAGGTGTGAAAAGGTTGCCGTTTTCGTAGAAAAAGCGATCGCCCTTTCTAGTGCGCAGGAATTGCTCGCTCATAATACAGCGCATCACTTTGCCAGTCTGGGTACCGTCGATCTTCTTCTCGAACGCCAATCCCACGGACAGATCGAGATCATCAACCGATTTGTAGTACGTACTCAGTAGCTCAATTGCCTAAAAAGCAAACGTTACGTTGAATAGATGGTAATAAGTAATTTTCACAACTCACCTCTGGTAGTAAAAATTTGTTATAATCGTCCCAAGATGCAGCACGCTGTCGGAAGCagtaaaacacaaaatcatTGTATCCGGGTAGGCCATGATCGCGAGCACGCTGGATGTCGAGCGATTTAAGATCCGTTCCGAACATGTTATTGAAGCGGAAGAggaaatgcttggtggcaggATCGAGACTGGTATCATGAAGTCCCATCGGTTGAGTAGTCAAACCACGAAGTAGATCAGCATATCGATCAACAGCTTGCTCCAAAATCGTAGGATTGTTGGTGTGATCGTTGATATCGATCTTGGACATAGATATGCGACTTTCCTCGTAAAGTCTTTCAAGGATAGAACAGTcaggataaaaaaataatttgataTAGTATGTAATAGTACTTACTTCAGAGCACCTTGAATGGAGGAGTGGAAGAATCGGAAGGCAGCGGTCGTATGGGAGTTGATAACCGAGGGATTGATGGTGGCACTATAATCGTTCGTTGCAGTTGACGCTGGGTAAATCAGTTGCTGTTCCAACATGTAGCTTCGACCAAGGAAGTTTGGCAGCCACTCGTTGTAAACGATGTGCTGGTACTGAGCGATATTGAGATGACGGGCCCGTTGAAACACTTCCTCGTTCGACAGATTACGATTGAAACGTTGAATATCCAAGGCGATACGATTGTGCTCACGTACGAAGGCAGTTTGAAGTATTGCCAGATGGGGACTCTGATTAGCTCGTCCATCGCCAGTAAGATAGCAAGCATCATTGGGAGTTCTAAGAGTACATGTAGTACTTGCGTTCGGGTGTCTTGGTGGCCAATCCTGTCCATCACGTGCTTCCACCTTCAAAAAGCCAGTGTTGGGCTCTCGGAGCGTTTGAGCTTCCTGGGCAGAGTTTCCGTACACGATGGATAGGTCCAAAAACGACGTTACGGCGTTGATCTGTTCAGCTCGTGTGCAGATAGCAGGATTCTCATCACACGTGGTCAGCGTACGGATCATACCCAAACAATCGATTCCACGTGCAGAAAACACGGGATCGTCGGGAGATACGTGAATGGCAAAGCATCTTGGACTGCGATTAGGTTGTAGGCGACCGTTAGCACAACACGGTAACTGATCGCGAACTGCCAAAATTGAGAGAACCTTAGAGAGGTTTATGCGTACAACTATCCACTTGATATATTACCTCCACGCGTTAGGGCCATATCGTGAGCCACGATCTGTCCAAACTGCATGTTCACCAGCGAGAACTCCGGACTGTTTTGTATGCCCTCATCGAAAACTTCAACCGAAAGTTTTCGAGGGTTGGGCAACTCACTACCATCCTTGGCTAGAGCAGGTTGCGATCGTCCATCGCTATACTTGGCAGGAATCAACCGTGCAAACAGTGTATTAGCAGCACCCCAGGAAGGGTTCTGAACGTTATTGCACGTTCCATCGAATGTTCGGTACGGGTTGGTGGGACACTGTGCCGCAACTTGTTGAAGACTTCCTATCACTACTAGAAGAAACAATCCGAAAGATTTCACACGAAGCTTCATCGCTGTCACAACTTTACTGTCCTGCTAGGGACTTGCTATGCCTATTTATACCATCGAAAAAACACTTGCCAGTTTGTTTTGTAAGATGAACTGTgtgtaagaaaaaaagaataactAACGAATtggcaatacaaaatatttacTCGAAAGCTTGTAGAAATGTTGTAGACAAATATTTGCTTTAAGTACAACGTACTTTCCTAGCAGAAACGAAAGAATTTTGCAAGTCTCTTTGTAAACACGACTCACCGGATGGTTTGAAAATCCCTCAAACTTGGGTATAGAGTATGCCAATCGAATCATAGTTTGTTTTTAGGATAGACATTTTCTACTGTACCAATGAActtcgttgtttttgttcggcTGTGCATACAATCGAGGGAGCCACGTGAACCTGTACTATGTCAGGGTAGTTAGAACAGCTGTCTGTACGCTTAGTTTATTTCCGCGTGAGAGATATTTTTGTAGCTCAAGGTTTGTTTGAGCATAGTAAACGACATCATGTCCTAAGAGTGCAAAGTAAAATATATGGTACAATTTAGTTTAGCTAAAGAATATATCAGATTTAAAGGGTAGATAGAAGAATATCTTCTGAACAGTTCTCATCAAATACATCTGATATGGCGAAGAAATTTTCGCTGATTGAAACACCATATTTTTACAATTATCATACGATAGGCTTTTCTCATTAGCATGATGGCGAGGGGTTAGACTCTAACAAAAAGAGTTCAACGGCATACATGTTTGTATTAGGCATTTGTATTGGTAAGATGTTCACAAATGTTTGTAACATAATGCAAAGCACATTCTGAGTAAACAAGTATTATGGATAtaaaacaagagagagagggatataaaa
Proteins encoded:
- the LOC120959813 gene encoding meiotic recombination protein SPO11 — protein: MMSSSIEDFFKDVEESNQSFSSTPSSILLPSDLASNLDESSSDQLQLESLAWDENIVELFNEFADNNDTKEEHQNNQQTVAVNATSTTVHNDCSQERSLKPANAFLFEDDLLETATQKQKNEHAPYETHCFVPSSTENIKHSPSQPAAASQHSPHGIATGHHTHTEQRALDNDWNTHTQYSADRLVDGWEDSGFDESTKSAQAEGPLSAPLLPEEEEGSQLSERHREIQTKIVDLLQQIERCVTEGIPLPIRRSKARWETCKIENGILQTIEPSQDGRTIRPWNTRRLQLMVQLLATIYQLLTTGSSCTKRELYYLHLELAQTPAYTYATLEDVCALLDADPWELHVYNTSKGLIAGPIVLTLSDGQRIDCNGRWGTAVPLDVGSVTEIRIAAKLVLVVEKDTVFKRLLEDGILSTFPDTLVLITAKGYPDVSTRLLLKKISDWTHVPIYGLMDADPHGIEIFCVYKFGSLAMVHQQRSLAVPTMRWIGLFPSDIELLGLQGVPLREGELKRIEQMTKRPYTEGHIQRELLLLRQLATKVEIESLYNIASDFITTVYLKGKLKEFISLRQNVEEEHSVRR
- the LOC120958238 gene encoding peroxidase-like encodes the protein MELRVKSFGFFLLVVTGSLQQVAAQCPSNPYRTFDGTCNNIQVPSWGAANTLFTRLLPPKYSDRRSRPALAKDGSELPNARLLSVKVFDEGEQNSPEFSLLNMQFGQIVAHDMALTRGVRDQLPCCANGRLQPNRDPRCFVIPVSPDDPVFSARGIECLSMIRTLTNCDENPSNCTRAEQINAVTSYLDLSIVYGNSVEEAQALREPNTGFLKVEIRDGQDWPPRHPSAGATCTLKTPNDACYLTGDGRANQSPHLAILQTVFVREHNRIAREMQRLNGNLNNEEVFQRARHLNIAQYQHIVYYEWLPNFLGRSYMLENQLIYQPRSLTNDYNAFMNPSVINSHTTAAFRFFHSSIQGTLKLYEESRISMGKIDINDHTNNPTILEEASDRYADLLRGLTTQPMGLHDTSLDPATKHFLFRFNNMFGTDLKSLDIQRARDHGLPGYNDFVFYCFQERVATWNDYNKLLLPEAIELLSTYYKSVDDLDLSVGLAFEKKIDGTQTGQVMQCIMGEQFRRTRKGDRFFYENGNYFTSTQVTEIRKANMARILCDTARVNRVVAVTQMQPAAFLLPSSTNQLRSCFSNPTPSIREFIQTKYD
- the LOC120958239 gene encoding peroxidase-like isoform X2; the encoded protein is MKLRVKSFGLFLLVVIGSLQQVAAQCPTNPYRTFDGTCNNVQNPSWGAANTLFARLIPAKYSDGRSQPALAKDGSELPNPRKLSVEVFDEGIQNSPEFSLVNMQFGQIVAHDMALTRGVRDQLPCCANGRLQPNRSPRCFAIHVSPDDPVFSARGIDCLGMIRTLTTCDENPAICTRAEQINAVTSFLDLSIVYGNSAQEAQTLREPNTGFLKVEARDGQDWPPRHPNASTTCTLRTPNDACYLTGDGRANQSPHLAILQTAFVREHNRIALDIQRFNRNLSNEEVFQRARHLNIAQYQHIVYNEWLPNFLGRSYMLEQQLIYPASTATNDYSATINPSVINSHTTAAFRFFHSSIQGALKLYEESRISMSKIDINDHTNNPTILEQAVDRYADLLRGLTTQPMGLHDTSLDPATKHFLFRFNNMFGTDLKSLDIQRARDHGLPGYNDFVFYCFRQRAASWDDYNKFLLPEAIELLSTYYKSVDDLDLSVGLAFEKKIDGTQTGKVMRCIMSEQFLRTRKGDRFFYENGNLFTPRQLTEIRRANMARILCDSSRYNGFPAVVQIQPLAFQLPSSKNPLRSCLTHPTPSTSQFI
- the LOC120958239 gene encoding peroxidase-like isoform X1, which encodes MVNKMKLHMKPCAVVFLVLSLALSIPQTLAQCTSSLYRTYDGSCNNVVTPSWGAANTPFVRIVNPKYADGKSTPPLATDGSELPNPRVLSVEVFQEGVQNSPRFSLANMQFGQIVAHDMALTRGVRDQLPCCANGRLQPNRSPRCFAIHVSPDDPVFSARGIDCLGMIRTLTTCDENPAICTRAEQINAVTSFLDLSIVYGNSAQEAQTLREPNTGFLKVEARDGQDWPPRHPNASTTCTLRTPNDACYLTGDGRANQSPHLAILQTAFVREHNRIALDIQRFNRNLSNEEVFQRARHLNIAQYQHIVYNEWLPNFLGRSYMLEQQLIYPASTATNDYSATINPSVINSHTTAAFRFFHSSIQGALKLYEESRISMSKIDINDHTNNPTILEQAVDRYADLLRGLTTQPMGLHDTSLDPATKHFLFRFNNMFGTDLKSLDIQRARDHGLPGYNDFVFYCFRQRAASWDDYNKFLLPEAIELLSTYYKSVDDLDLSVGLAFEKKIDGTQTGKVMRCIMSEQFLRTRKGDRFFYENGNLFTPRQLTEIRRANMARILCDSSRYNGFPAVVQIQPLAFQLPSSKNPLRSCLTHPTPSTSQFI